From Clostridiales bacterium, a single genomic window includes:
- the truB gene encoding tRNA pseudouridine(55) synthase TruB — translation MKPAPRHSVALPATAAPDDAAASSDAMMSGPHDLLPEGGLPSGWLVVDKPLGPTSAQIVGKLKWAMRTGGYGKARIGQSGSGRLKIGQSGSGRLKIGQSGSGRLKIGHGGTLDPLATGVLPIALGEATKLAGYLLNGPKAYRFTLAFGFSTTTDDAEGEVVKASPARPSQDAIRAILPRFTGPIRQRPPAYSALKVDGERAYALARAGRPPELAERDVTILALDLVSAEPDSATFDVRCSKGTYVRSLARDLAEALGSVGHVSLLRRTMAGPFTLEQALPLDKWLGLVHGGALEQALLPLTAGLDDILVLPVDPEDAYALSRGMRLSGPRVKSGHYIATLGSVPVALVEVSLCDVRVVRGFNF, via the coding sequence TTGAAGCCCGCCCCCCGACATTCGGTAGCCCTGCCGGCAACCGCTGCGCCCGATGATGCCGCAGCATCATCCGATGCGATGATGAGCGGGCCGCATGACTTGCTCCCCGAAGGCGGGCTCCCCAGCGGCTGGCTGGTAGTCGACAAGCCGCTGGGACCGACCTCGGCGCAGATTGTGGGCAAGCTGAAATGGGCCATGCGAACTGGCGGCTATGGCAAGGCCAGGATCGGGCAGTCCGGATCGGGCCGACTGAAGATCGGGCAGTCCGGATCGGGCCGACTGAAGATCGGCCAATCCGGATCGGGCCGACTGAAGATCGGCCATGGCGGAACGCTCGACCCGCTGGCGACGGGTGTGCTGCCGATCGCGCTGGGGGAAGCGACCAAGCTCGCCGGTTATCTGCTGAACGGGCCCAAGGCCTATCGCTTCACGCTGGCGTTCGGGTTCTCGACGACGACGGACGATGCGGAAGGGGAGGTGGTGAAAGCCAGCCCGGCGCGCCCTTCGCAGGATGCGATCCGCGCGATCCTGCCGCGCTTCACGGGCCCGATCCGCCAGCGCCCGCCCGCCTATTCGGCACTGAAGGTGGATGGAGAGCGCGCTTATGCACTGGCGCGGGCCGGAAGGCCGCCCGAGCTTGCCGAGCGCGACGTGACGATTCTTGCCCTCGACCTCGTTTCTGCCGAGCCGGACAGCGCGACCTTCGATGTTCGCTGTTCCAAGGGAACCTATGTCCGCAGCCTCGCGCGTGATCTGGCCGAGGCGCTGGGCAGTGTCGGGCATGTCAGCCTGTTGCGGCGGACCATGGCCGGCCCCTTCACGCTGGAACAGGCCTTGCCGCTGGACAAATGGCTCGGGCTGGTGCATGGGGGCGCGCTTGAACAGGCCCTTTTGCCGCTGACTGCCGGACTGGACGACATCCTGGTTCTGCCGGTCGACCCTGAAGATGCGTATGCCCTTTCCCGGGGAATGCGCCTATCGGGCCCCCGCGTGAAATCTGGCCATTATATCGCAACCCTCGGGTCTGTTCCGGTTGCGCTGGTCGAGGTTTCGCTTTGCGACGTGCGCGTCGTGAGGGGATTCAACTTTTGA